The Bacteroidetes Order II. bacterium region GTGGCTCCCCAAGGCAAAAGGGCAAGGTCGAAACGATTTTTTTGCAGGGTTTTCCAGTGATTTTCGGCCAGAATATAAGGGCGTGACATGTTGTATAGGGAGAATAGAAGAAAGAGGTACATAAAAAAAGGCCATCGGAAAACCGTTGGCCGGAAGTAACAACGGTTTTCCTTATCAGAGGGTAATGAGGTTTTGTTGCGGATACCCTTGTTGTATTTCTTGGGCGCTTGCATCCCGCACAGCGGCAACGGTGACATCAAAGTGCAGGGTGACGCCCGCTAATGGGTGATTGGCGTCTAACGTTACAGCGAGTTGGTTGGCCTCAACCACCGTAAAGAGCATGGCTCCTTCGGGCGTGTCTGCCTGTACCTGCATCCCGACTTGCGGATCGAAGTCTCCAAATTGGGCGCGTGGTACTGGAATAACCAAATCTG contains the following coding sequences:
- a CDS encoding peptidylprolyl isomerase, whose protein sequence is MQIAERKVVSIHYVLTDDSGTQIDASPAGEPLRYLHGGGNIIPGLEKALVGLSNGDKKTVVVAPEEGYGVHLPDLVIPVPRAQFGDFDPQVGMQVQADTPEGAMLFTVVEANQLAVTLDANHPLAGVTLHFDVTVAAVRDASAQEIQQGYPQQNLITL